One segment of Mugil cephalus isolate CIBA_MC_2020 chromosome 14, CIBA_Mcephalus_1.1, whole genome shotgun sequence DNA contains the following:
- the LOC125019578 gene encoding CMP-N-acetylneuraminate-beta-galactosamide-alpha-2,3-sialyltransferase 2-like, which translates to MYPESAMDLDNSTHLVLTPFKILDLEWLRMSMTTGFHGMSYAPVKSKIAASKDLVMVINPAFIRYAHDTWLGKKGRYPSTGFITLALALNICNEVHVFGFGADKDGNWNHYFEELRDKKFRTGNHPGQRE; encoded by the exons ATGTATCCAGAGAGTGCCATGGATTTAGACAACTCCACTCACCTTGTGTTGACCCCATTCAAGATACTGGATCTAGAGTGGCTCAGGATGAGCATGACAACTGGATTTCATGGAAT GTCCTATGCGCCAGTAAAATCAAAAATAGCAGCCAGCAAGGATTTG GTGATGGTGATCAACCCGGCTTTCATAAGATACGCTCATGACACATGGCTGGGAAAGAAGGGCCGGTATCCATCCACTGGCTTTATAACTTTGGCTCTTGCGCTGAACATTTGCAATGAG gTTCATGTGTTTGGTTTCGGAGCAGACAAGGATGGAAACTGGAATCATTACTTCGAGGAACTCCGGGACAAAAAGTTCAGAACTGGAAACCATCCAGGACAACGGGAGTAG